A region from the Pontixanthobacter aestiaquae genome encodes:
- a CDS encoding acyltransferase, with amino-acid sequence MKLRLIIALLIVPFPSFLKVWIYRLGFGYKIGKRVKIGLSAIVAENCVIGDRTRIGHFNLFYRNQNLLIGADVIIGFANRIFGGSEIKIGDKCHIFRFNEINSILDPLVLGEFDPRLELGEGAVITVNHKIDFTDKVTFGESVVFAGRNSNIWTHNRQKSAPVSIGRNCYVGSNVQFVAGSSIGEYCVLALGSVVSKNIEGTWKVIGGMPAKVLKDLDEDSKVLVTYPTRPDLIDEESAENGSPLSPGG; translated from the coding sequence ATGAAACTGCGCTTGATTATTGCGTTGCTGATCGTTCCGTTTCCCAGTTTTTTGAAAGTTTGGATTTACCGGCTGGGCTTTGGCTATAAAATTGGCAAGCGCGTTAAAATCGGGCTCAGCGCCATTGTCGCCGAGAACTGCGTAATCGGTGATCGTACCCGGATCGGTCATTTCAACCTCTTCTACCGAAACCAGAATCTGTTGATCGGTGCCGATGTCATTATCGGTTTTGCGAACCGTATTTTCGGGGGTTCGGAAATCAAGATTGGCGACAAATGCCACATCTTCCGTTTCAACGAGATCAACTCGATACTCGACCCCTTGGTCCTAGGTGAATTTGATCCAAGGCTGGAACTCGGTGAGGGGGCTGTCATTACTGTGAACCACAAGATCGACTTTACCGACAAAGTCACATTTGGTGAGTCAGTGGTTTTTGCAGGGCGCAACTCGAATATCTGGACACACAACCGGCAGAAAAGCGCGCCAGTATCGATCGGCCGCAATTGTTACGTTGGGTCAAATGTGCAGTTCGTTGCCGGATCTTCAATTGGTGAATATTGTGTGCTTGCCCTTGGATCGGTGGTCAGCAAGAATATCGAAGGCACGTGGAAAGTAATCGGCGGAATGCCAGCCAAGGTGCTGAAAGATTTGGACGAAGACTCGAAAGTGTTGGTGACCTACCCAACGCGGCCTGATCTGATCGATGAAGAGTCAGCCGAAAACGGCTCACCCCTCTCCCCCGGAGGCTAA
- a CDS encoding glycosyltransferase, whose translation MRLLFAIKGLVIAGGGAERVFVELINELSQRGHSIDVVTFDQPGQELFYDIAPNITVHLLGAGEPGISTPRSNMPKIMRGVRSLARTLKPDAAVAFMHSTYVPVAFGLFGTGVPVILSEHTAGAHFVGRGFEKALTRLVQKFSFAKTVVSPIIRAEHGESFRNNLVVMPNPVDLETFGRAQHLTPKKQVLCVGGLRVEKDQATLIAAFEQIADEFPEWTLRLAGEGVTRPGLEAQIARSPVAKRIELPGIVRDVAREYAQAAIVAMPSRYEALPMVAIEGMASGRPVIGFSDCAGAAALIENGVNGLLISPEPDRVKNLAGALRRLVANDAERLELAASAPATIQQYSLDAVVSRWEALLEAAKTADSASLRALVTS comes from the coding sequence ATGCGCCTTCTCTTTGCCATTAAAGGGCTAGTCATTGCCGGCGGCGGAGCTGAGCGTGTGTTTGTCGAACTCATCAACGAGCTGTCGCAGCGCGGACACTCAATTGATGTGGTGACATTCGATCAACCCGGACAAGAATTGTTTTACGATATCGCTCCCAATATCACAGTGCATCTGCTGGGTGCAGGCGAGCCGGGCATATCCACACCGCGCAGCAATATGCCAAAAATCATGCGCGGTGTGCGCAGTCTAGCCCGCACATTGAAGCCAGATGCAGCAGTTGCCTTTATGCATTCCACCTATGTTCCGGTGGCGTTCGGCTTGTTCGGTACCGGTGTGCCGGTCATCCTCAGCGAGCATACTGCCGGAGCGCATTTTGTCGGGCGCGGATTTGAGAAGGCGCTGACCAGACTGGTGCAAAAATTTTCATTCGCCAAGACTGTCGTCTCGCCGATCATCCGCGCAGAGCATGGCGAGTCATTCCGCAACAACCTTGTCGTGATGCCTAACCCGGTTGACCTTGAGACGTTCGGACGCGCGCAGCACTTGACCCCGAAGAAGCAAGTTCTGTGCGTTGGTGGGTTGCGCGTGGAGAAGGATCAAGCCACGCTTATTGCCGCCTTCGAGCAGATCGCTGACGAGTTTCCCGAGTGGACATTACGCCTCGCTGGTGAAGGTGTTACTCGGCCCGGTCTGGAGGCCCAGATCGCGCGTTCACCAGTAGCCAAACGCATCGAATTGCCCGGAATCGTCAGAGATGTGGCACGCGAATATGCCCAAGCAGCGATAGTCGCCATGCCGTCTCGCTATGAAGCGTTGCCGATGGTCGCCATCGAAGGAATGGCGAGCGGTCGCCCGGTCATAGGCTTCTCGGATTGTGCGGGGGCTGCAGCGCTAATCGAAAACGGAGTTAACGGCCTATTGATTTCGCCCGAACCAGACCGGGTCAAAAATCTGGCAGGTGCTCTGCGCAGATTAGTGGCAAATGATGCAGAGCGCCTTGAGCTAGCCGCCTCTGCACCCGCGACAATCCAGCAATATTCACTTGATGCGGTGGTCTCTCGTTGGGAAGCATTGCTGGAGGCGGCGAAAACGGCAGACAGCGCGTCATTGCGGGCACTCGTTACATCATGA
- the asnB gene encoding asparagine synthase (glutamine-hydrolyzing) — protein sequence MCGLTGIFGAIEQLGGGSYASLTKAMSDAITHRGPDAEGLWADNDAQVALGHRRLSILDLSPAGAQPMHSKDDRLALAFNGEIYNFAELRSQLEARHGAIAWRGHSDTEILLECFARDGIQPTLDLIDGMFGMAVFDKQTRELTLIRDAFGEKPLYYGLWKGCLLFGSELKALEAVPGFAPELDLDALGDFFKYSYVPGVASIWEGVSKLPPAHRVTIGKKDIQSGVLPDPQAWWDMTGDALIARAAEFDGTLDQAVDHAETLMREGTARRTISDVPLGAFLSGGIDSSLTVAMMQANASQPVRTFSIGMAEEGFDESPAAKAVADHLGTDHTELVLTPEQVQAAVPTISGIHDEPFADSSQVPTYLVAQMARREVTVALSGDGGDEIFGGYNRYFQGSRVWNSASRLPGPLRRLAGGALASIPAGMVNSAVRLAGPLAPKELTAGRPAEKLQKLARVMAMPDEDAFHDRLLATSDDPLAILSRDVAFTSLPNRLDQRARTLSFAERAMLVDTATYMADDVLVKVDRAAMAVALETRTPYLDRDLFRFAWSLPTAMRYGSGEGKTILRELLYRHVPQELVDRPKAGFAIPVGRWLRTGLRDWAESELSDSALGQSGLLHIATVRQRWDEHVSGKRDHETMLWNVLMFQSWYRNQTS from the coding sequence ATGTGCGGCCTGACTGGTATTTTCGGCGCAATCGAACAGCTCGGCGGTGGTAGCTATGCTTCGCTGACCAAAGCGATGTCGGATGCAATCACGCATCGCGGCCCCGACGCTGAAGGTCTGTGGGCCGATAACGACGCACAAGTCGCCTTGGGGCATCGGCGTTTATCGATCCTTGATCTGTCGCCCGCAGGTGCGCAGCCGATGCATTCCAAGGATGACCGGCTGGCGCTCGCTTTCAATGGCGAGATTTATAATTTTGCCGAGCTCCGCTCTCAATTGGAGGCACGCCACGGCGCGATTGCGTGGCGCGGTCATTCCGATACGGAGATCCTGCTCGAGTGCTTTGCTCGCGACGGAATTCAGCCAACACTCGATCTGATCGACGGCATGTTCGGTATGGCAGTGTTCGACAAGCAAACGCGTGAGCTTACGCTGATCCGCGATGCATTTGGCGAGAAGCCGCTATATTACGGTCTTTGGAAAGGCTGCTTGCTCTTCGGATCCGAATTGAAAGCGCTAGAGGCTGTCCCCGGCTTCGCCCCTGAACTGGATCTCGATGCTCTCGGTGACTTTTTCAAATATTCCTATGTTCCTGGAGTGGCCTCGATTTGGGAAGGGGTCTCCAAGCTCCCGCCTGCCCACCGAGTAACCATCGGCAAGAAAGACATCCAGTCAGGTGTGCTGCCCGATCCGCAAGCCTGGTGGGACATGACCGGCGATGCACTGATCGCACGCGCGGCAGAATTTGATGGCACGCTCGATCAGGCAGTTGACCACGCAGAGACGCTTATGCGCGAAGGAACCGCGCGGCGGACAATCTCCGACGTTCCTTTGGGCGCATTTCTGTCAGGCGGCATCGATTCCTCACTGACTGTTGCCATGATGCAGGCGAATGCGAGTCAACCGGTCCGGACATTCTCAATCGGAATGGCAGAGGAAGGCTTTGATGAATCCCCCGCAGCCAAAGCTGTCGCCGACCATCTGGGCACCGATCACACCGAATTAGTCCTGACACCCGAGCAAGTTCAAGCTGCCGTCCCGACTATTTCGGGCATTCACGACGAACCGTTCGCAGACTCGAGCCAGGTGCCGACATATCTCGTCGCGCAGATGGCTCGGCGCGAGGTAACGGTTGCTTTATCGGGTGATGGCGGTGACGAGATTTTTGGCGGCTATAATCGCTACTTCCAAGGGTCACGCGTTTGGAATTCCGCATCGCGGCTACCGGGCCCGTTGCGGCGTCTGGCGGGTGGCGCGCTGGCCAGCATCCCGGCGGGGATGGTCAATTCCGCTGTTCGCCTCGCCGGCCCGCTCGCACCCAAGGAACTGACGGCAGGACGGCCGGCCGAAAAACTGCAAAAGCTCGCGCGCGTCATGGCTATGCCCGATGAAGACGCTTTTCATGACCGGTTACTTGCCACGTCCGACGATCCGCTAGCGATTCTGTCACGAGATGTTGCATTCACATCCCTGCCCAACCGCCTGGACCAGCGCGCGCGCACTTTGTCTTTTGCCGAGAGAGCAATGCTAGTCGATACAGCGACATATATGGCTGACGATGTGCTGGTTAAGGTTGACCGCGCGGCAATGGCAGTCGCGCTCGAGACCCGCACTCCCTATCTCGATAGGGATCTCTTCCGTTTCGCATGGAGCCTGCCCACTGCAATGCGGTATGGCAGCGGAGAGGGCAAAACCATTCTGAGAGAGCTGCTCTATCGTCACGTCCCGCAGGAACTGGTTGATCGCCCGAAAGCAGGTTTTGCGATACCTGTCGGGCGCTGGCTACGCACAGGATTGCGCGATTGGGCGGAGAGCGAACTGTCCGACAGCGCACTTGGTCAAAGCGGCTTGCTCCATATCGCAACCGTCCGCCAGCGGTGGGACGAGCATGTGTCTGGCAAACGCGACCACGAGACAATGCTCTGGAATGTGTTGATGTTCCAAAGTTGGTACCGGAACCAAACTTCATAA
- a CDS encoding lipopolysaccharide biosynthesis protein, which produces MLRKLITQAASVAGIRVAGTGLSILVSIVIAQFFGAESLGVYGYCVALMAIAAVPISNGQSTLLLRTVAHDGALSGTSKAMAAMGARAAVIFAATAGFLAWVAIGFASTDIAQLLKPFAYLTVGFLALALLCDQISAMRMAAIRGIDRPALAQLPETLIRPLMLLAGLVFVWARYGSADPVTDLPAIFAALAVAAFVSACIGQFILGAITAREKPTQLVAPDRKAWVWSAAALAGSAGLVQLNGYIDLLLLGSFTSAADVGYYRAALQIAMLANFGYIALNMLAGQRFARIRAENDIAGMAKTATTLSRLALLTAIPLPLAIWMFGEPLLVWLFGDGFTASVLPALIISLGLCFSASIGMAHSMLVMSHQEKLALLLTGIALAINVALCLLLIPSFGLIGAALANAAAAICWNGLLWYFARLKTGFDTSIIGLSPRAVS; this is translated from the coding sequence ATGCTCCGCAAACTGATCACGCAGGCAGCATCCGTGGCTGGTATCAGGGTGGCCGGAACCGGGTTGTCGATCCTGGTTTCGATCGTGATCGCACAATTTTTCGGTGCAGAGTCGCTCGGTGTGTATGGTTACTGCGTCGCGCTGATGGCGATTGCCGCCGTGCCAATATCGAATGGCCAGTCGACTTTATTGCTGCGCACCGTTGCCCATGACGGTGCACTAAGCGGCACATCGAAAGCGATGGCCGCAATGGGTGCGCGCGCGGCCGTGATCTTTGCTGCTACTGCCGGATTTCTAGCATGGGTCGCTATTGGTTTTGCTAGCACTGATATTGCACAGCTGCTAAAGCCATTTGCCTATTTGACGGTCGGATTTTTGGCACTCGCACTGCTCTGCGACCAAATATCAGCAATGCGCATGGCAGCGATCCGCGGAATCGACAGGCCCGCTCTGGCTCAATTGCCTGAGACGCTCATCAGACCACTCATGCTATTGGCAGGCTTGGTGTTCGTTTGGGCTCGTTACGGTTCAGCCGACCCGGTTACTGATCTTCCCGCGATCTTCGCGGCACTTGCTGTCGCTGCTTTTGTGTCGGCATGCATCGGGCAATTTATCCTGGGGGCAATCACCGCGCGGGAGAAGCCAACCCAATTGGTTGCACCTGACCGCAAAGCGTGGGTGTGGAGCGCCGCGGCGCTGGCCGGCAGCGCAGGACTGGTCCAGCTAAATGGCTATATCGACTTGCTGCTTCTCGGTAGCTTCACGTCAGCTGCCGATGTCGGATACTACCGCGCAGCGCTTCAAATCGCGATGCTCGCGAATTTCGGATATATCGCGCTCAATATGCTTGCCGGCCAACGTTTCGCGCGGATCCGGGCCGAGAATGATATTGCCGGGATGGCAAAAACCGCCACAACCCTTTCCCGACTGGCGTTACTGACGGCCATACCTCTCCCTCTAGCAATCTGGATGTTTGGCGAGCCGTTGCTGGTTTGGCTTTTCGGGGACGGCTTCACCGCATCCGTTTTGCCAGCGCTGATCATCTCGCTTGGATTATGTTTCAGCGCCTCAATCGGGATGGCGCATTCTATGCTCGTGATGAGCCATCAGGAGAAGCTGGCCCTGCTGCTGACCGGCATTGCGCTGGCGATCAATGTGGCGCTTTGCCTGCTCTTGATACCAAGTTTCGGTTTGATCGGCGCAGCACTTGCAAATGCGGCAGCTGCCATCTGCTGGAATGGATTATTGTGGTACTTCGCTCGCTTAAAAACAGGGTTCGATACCAGCATAATCGGACTGTCACCGAGAGCCGTTAGCTAA
- a CDS encoding FkbM family methyltransferase — protein MIKSTLRALVDTVDGRGGRSVLAGLANGIVKVAGRDQKFSVDSEGDWVNAQDGASFVSPDILFTKLSDKQAEIRDLWCYQHDVQAGDVIVDVGAGIGDEAVVFSKMVGPTGRVIAIEAHPHTFRCLKKTIAQSGLKNVTAIHCAVADAEGTLTIEDSADQNHISHSIMKSSASGVEVPAHRLDTILKREKITDLAMLKMNIEGAERLAIKGMRKDDYSIRHYAISCHDFVADRDGTDELRTREEVLKHFGDMGLKIEQRLGDPRPWVRDYVYAKEVRG, from the coding sequence ATGATCAAGAGCACCCTCCGCGCCTTAGTCGACACAGTGGATGGCCGCGGCGGTCGCTCAGTGCTGGCAGGTTTGGCCAATGGCATTGTCAAGGTGGCTGGCCGCGATCAGAAATTTTCCGTCGATAGCGAGGGCGATTGGGTCAATGCACAAGATGGCGCGAGTTTCGTGAGTCCTGATATCTTGTTCACCAAGTTGTCTGATAAGCAAGCCGAGATTCGCGATCTGTGGTGTTATCAACATGATGTGCAGGCGGGCGATGTCATCGTCGATGTTGGTGCAGGCATTGGTGACGAAGCTGTAGTTTTTTCGAAAATGGTCGGCCCAACTGGCCGGGTCATCGCGATTGAAGCGCATCCGCATACTTTCAGATGCTTGAAAAAGACGATTGCTCAATCGGGCTTGAAAAACGTCACCGCCATACATTGTGCCGTCGCTGATGCAGAGGGTACGCTGACTATCGAGGACAGTGCCGACCAAAACCACATTAGCCACTCGATAATGAAGTCTTCTGCGTCTGGCGTAGAAGTCCCTGCCCACCGCCTCGATACAATCCTGAAGCGCGAGAAGATTACTGATCTTGCGATGCTAAAGATGAACATAGAAGGCGCAGAGCGGCTCGCTATTAAGGGCATGAGGAAAGACGATTACTCGATTCGTCACTATGCTATCTCCTGCCACGACTTTGTGGCTGACCGCGATGGAACCGATGAACTGCGCACTCGAGAAGAAGTGTTAAAGCATTTCGGCGATATGGGATTGAAGATAGAGCAGCGACTTGGTGATCCGCGCCCGTGGGTCCGTGACTATGTCTATGCGAAGGAAGTGCGCGGCTGA
- a CDS encoding KpsF/GutQ family sugar-phosphate isomerase, translated as MTANNHQEITRPTAAEHGAQVIRTETDALTQMADSLGDDFGKACDLMVGTNGRVIISGMGKSGHIGNKIAATLASTGTPSFFVHPSEASHGDLGMITKDDVCIVISNSGETAELHGLLAYLTRFAIPFIAMTKNSDSTLARQSTVALLLPNAPEACSVGMAPTTSTTCTLAMGDALAVAVMRMKGFAKEDFHTFHPGGKLGAQFMRVRDVMHTGDELPSVPADMAMGDVLVEMSAKGFGVAGVVADGTLQGVITDGDLRRNLDGLMERNAGETATTSPQTVDPDMLLTEAMALMDARNISALPVLDDAGAFVGLIHIHDCLRAGAA; from the coding sequence ATGACTGCCAATAATCATCAAGAAATCACTCGCCCGACTGCCGCCGAACATGGCGCACAGGTCATCCGGACCGAGACCGACGCGCTTACGCAGATGGCCGACAGCCTCGGCGATGATTTCGGCAAAGCGTGCGACCTAATGGTTGGCACCAATGGCCGTGTCATCATCTCCGGCATGGGTAAGTCGGGCCATATCGGCAACAAGATCGCTGCGACGCTCGCCTCGACCGGCACGCCATCCTTTTTCGTGCATCCGAGCGAAGCCAGCCACGGCGATTTGGGCATGATCACCAAGGATGATGTGTGCATTGTCATTTCAAACTCGGGTGAAACAGCCGAACTGCATGGCCTGCTGGCCTATCTGACCCGCTTTGCAATCCCGTTCATTGCTATGACCAAAAATTCGGACAGCACGTTAGCGCGGCAAAGCACTGTAGCGCTGCTGCTGCCCAATGCACCTGAGGCTTGCAGCGTGGGTATGGCCCCGACCACTTCGACCACATGCACTCTCGCCATGGGTGATGCGTTGGCCGTCGCAGTGATGCGGATGAAGGGTTTTGCCAAGGAAGATTTCCACACCTTCCACCCTGGCGGGAAACTGGGCGCACAATTCATGCGCGTGCGCGATGTGATGCACACCGGAGATGAATTGCCGAGCGTTCCCGCCGATATGGCAATGGGTGACGTACTTGTCGAAATGAGCGCGAAGGGTTTCGGTGTCGCCGGCGTAGTGGCGGATGGCACTCTTCAAGGCGTCATTACCGATGGCGATTTGCGCCGCAATCTCGATGGTCTGATGGAGCGAAACGCTGGCGAGACGGCCACCACATCACCACAAACTGTAGACCCAGATATGCTCCTGACCGAAGCAATGGCGCTGATGGATGCGCGCAACATCAGCGCGCTGCCCGTACTCGATGATGCCGGTGCTTTTGTCGGGCTGATCCATATTCACGACTGCCTGCGCGCAGGCGCAGCCTGA
- a CDS encoding glycosyltransferase family 4 protein — protein MHIVLTVNAGWNIWNFRKPVVEALLADGHQVTILAPNDDTAAQLETLGAHFVHLEMDVDGLSPASSIELIDTFRNHFHALRPDIVLSYTVKNNIFGAMAARTLGIPFLPNVTGLGTLFLGSKPLFVIGKLLYRLGMGALPIIFVQNDDDHDFLVSKKLLKAGQLRILPGSGIDLESFPVSTLPASNETITFLMISRLIRDKGTMEYLEAARIARTANPKCTFQLLGPMGSANRTAIPESALKPYFEDGSVDYLGATNDVRPFVEAAHCVVLPSYREGAPRSLIEAAAMGRPLVTTDAPGCRAVVENGKSGLLCQVRDAQSLAQACLDFAELDPCTQQAMGDAGRDLMAREYDVGIVIDRYRTAIAELTVSA, from the coding sequence ATGCATATCGTGCTGACCGTCAATGCAGGCTGGAATATCTGGAATTTCCGAAAGCCGGTGGTGGAAGCGCTGCTGGCTGACGGCCACCAGGTTACAATCCTCGCGCCTAACGATGATACTGCCGCGCAGCTAGAAACTCTGGGAGCGCACTTCGTACATCTGGAAATGGATGTAGATGGGCTGAGCCCGGCATCAAGCATCGAGCTGATCGATACGTTCCGCAATCATTTTCATGCGCTGCGTCCAGACATTGTGCTCAGCTATACGGTCAAGAACAACATCTTCGGCGCCATGGCAGCACGGACCCTTGGCATTCCCTTCCTTCCTAATGTCACCGGCCTTGGTACGCTGTTCCTCGGCTCGAAGCCGCTCTTTGTCATTGGAAAGCTGCTGTACCGGTTGGGTATGGGAGCGCTGCCGATCATCTTTGTACAGAATGATGATGATCACGATTTCTTGGTCAGCAAGAAGCTCCTGAAGGCCGGGCAATTACGCATTCTGCCGGGGTCGGGGATTGATCTGGAGAGTTTCCCGGTCAGCACGCTTCCCGCCTCAAATGAAACTATCACATTCCTGATGATCTCGCGCTTAATTCGCGACAAGGGGACGATGGAATACCTCGAGGCAGCACGTATCGCTCGTACAGCCAACCCGAAATGCACTTTCCAGCTCCTCGGACCAATGGGGTCGGCGAACCGCACGGCGATTCCCGAAAGCGCACTCAAACCGTATTTTGAGGATGGCTCGGTCGACTATCTGGGCGCGACTAATGATGTGCGGCCCTTCGTAGAAGCAGCGCATTGCGTTGTTTTGCCCTCCTATCGCGAAGGTGCCCCGCGTTCACTGATCGAAGCCGCGGCGATGGGCCGCCCGCTTGTGACAACTGATGCGCCAGGCTGCCGCGCAGTGGTCGAAAACGGCAAATCAGGCCTGCTGTGCCAAGTCCGTGATGCCCAAAGCCTCGCTCAGGCCTGCCTTGACTTTGCAGAGCTTGATCCATGCACGCAACAAGCCATGGGCGACGCGGGACGCGATCTGATGGCGCGCGAATATGATGTCGGCATCGTGATCGACCGATATCGCACTGCGATTGCCGAACTGACAGTGTCCGCCTAA
- a CDS encoding 3-deoxy-manno-octulosonate cytidylyltransferase: MSGEILIVIPARHASQRYPGKPLATLRGAGGAAKTLIERSWDAAKRVASGTRVVVASDSDEILDAARGFGAEAIFTSSACRNGTERCAELLGRLDSEPDIVVNLQGDAPLIPDYFVESLIAAMQADASVEVTTPVVRCTRTLFDKLVADEKKNIVGGTFGAISTGGNAHYFSKRIIPHFDADKADDNNLPVLLHIGLYAYRPAALRKYVASQPSALEQLEGLEQLRFLDLGVGIRTIEVQSPEWEIWELNNPSDIPHIEQSLKIMGLD, from the coding sequence ATGTCCGGCGAAATTCTGATCGTCATTCCTGCCCGCCATGCCTCGCAGCGCTATCCCGGCAAGCCGCTCGCCACACTCCGCGGAGCCGGTGGCGCGGCGAAAACGCTGATTGAGCGAAGCTGGGACGCCGCCAAACGTGTGGCTTCGGGAACGCGCGTAGTCGTGGCGTCGGATAGCGATGAGATCTTGGACGCAGCGCGCGGTTTTGGCGCAGAGGCAATTTTTACGTCGTCTGCCTGCCGCAATGGTACCGAGCGATGCGCCGAACTGCTGGGAAGACTCGACAGTGAACCCGATATCGTGGTGAACTTGCAGGGCGACGCCCCCCTAATTCCGGACTATTTTGTTGAAAGCCTAATTGCCGCGATGCAAGCCGATGCGTCTGTCGAAGTGACAACGCCCGTCGTGCGCTGTACACGCACGCTTTTTGACAAGCTGGTCGCTGACGAGAAGAAGAACATCGTCGGAGGGACCTTCGGCGCGATCTCCACTGGCGGAAACGCGCATTATTTCTCCAAGCGGATCATTCCCCATTTTGACGCTGACAAAGCGGACGACAACAATCTGCCAGTCCTGTTGCATATCGGGCTCTACGCGTACCGGCCGGCTGCGCTGCGCAAATATGTCGCGAGCCAGCCTAGCGCCTTGGAGCAACTCGAAGGGTTGGAGCAGCTGCGCTTCCTCGATTTGGGCGTCGGTATCCGCACGATCGAGGTGCAATCGCCCGAATGGGAGATTTGGGAGCTCAACAACCCCAGCGATATCCCGCATATCGAGCAATCCCTGAAAATTATGGGCCTTGACTAG
- the kdsA gene encoding 3-deoxy-8-phosphooctulonate synthase, with protein MKLCGKNIGLDQPFFLIAGPCVIESEDMAMRTSEAIKKITDDLGIHFIYKSSFDKANRTSGTSFRGPGLHEGLEILAKVKREIGVPVLTDVHEKEQVAPVSEVVDIMQTPAFLARQTDFITTVAAAGVPVNIKKAQFMAPGDMVNVVDKAVAAAKAAGHDGDNIMVCERGASFGYQNLVSDMRSLAIMRETGRPVVFDATHSVQLPGGQGKSSGGQREFVPVLARAAVAVGVSGLFMETHPNPKEAKSDGPNAMPLGHLADLLRSLMAIDQTVKGSTFLEETLADFDG; from the coding sequence ATGAAACTCTGCGGTAAAAATATTGGCCTCGATCAACCATTTTTTCTGATTGCTGGCCCCTGCGTCATCGAGTCCGAAGATATGGCAATGCGCACATCAGAAGCGATTAAAAAAATCACTGACGATCTGGGAATCCACTTCATTTACAAAAGCTCTTTCGACAAAGCGAACCGCACATCGGGCACCAGCTTCCGCGGCCCGGGTCTTCATGAAGGTCTTGAAATTCTTGCCAAAGTTAAGCGCGAAATCGGCGTGCCGGTTCTGACCGATGTTCATGAAAAGGAGCAGGTCGCGCCTGTTTCGGAAGTGGTTGACATCATGCAGACCCCTGCATTCCTCGCGCGGCAAACGGACTTCATCACCACGGTCGCGGCAGCCGGCGTTCCGGTAAATATCAAGAAAGCGCAATTCATGGCGCCGGGCGATATGGTTAATGTCGTCGACAAGGCCGTAGCTGCTGCCAAAGCCGCAGGGCATGATGGTGATAACATCATGGTGTGCGAGCGCGGTGCATCCTTCGGCTACCAGAACCTCGTGTCAGACATGCGCAGCCTTGCGATAATGCGCGAAACCGGGCGTCCAGTCGTGTTCGACGCTACGCACTCGGTCCAACTGCCCGGCGGCCAAGGCAAGAGCTCAGGCGGGCAGCGTGAATTCGTACCGGTTCTGGCACGTGCAGCGGTAGCGGTTGGCGTTTCCGGTCTGTTCATGGAAACCCACCCCAATCCGAAAGAGGCCAAATCTGACGGCCCCAACGCAATGCCGCTTGGCCACCTTGCCGACCTGCTGCGAAGTCTGATGGCTATCGACCAGACCGTGAAAGGCAGCACGTTTCTGGAGGAAACGCTCGCCGATTTCGACGGTTGA